A genomic segment from Lagenorhynchus albirostris chromosome X, mLagAlb1.1, whole genome shotgun sequence encodes:
- the UBQLN2 gene encoding ubiquilin-2 has translation MAENGESSGPPRPSRGSAAAQSPASAPAEPKIIKVTVKTPKEKEEFAVPENSSVQQFKEAISKRFKSQTDQLVLIFAGKILKDQDTLIQHGIHDGLTVHLVIKSQNRPQGQSTQPSNAAGTNTTTASTPRSNSTPISTNSNPFGLGSLGGLAGLSSLGLSSTNFSELQNQMQQQLLSSPEMMIQIMENPFVQSMLSNPDLMRQLIMANPQMQQLIQRNPEISHLLNNPDIMRQTLEIARNPAMMQEMMRNQDLALSNLESIPGGYNALRRMYTDIQEPMLNAAQEQFGGNPFASVGSSSSSGEGTQPSRTENRDPLPNPWAPPPATQSSATTSTTTSSGSGSGTSSSSATGNTVAAANYVASIFSTPGMQSLLQQITENPQLIQNMLSAPYMRSMMQSLTQNPDLAAQMMLNSPVFTANPQLQEQMRPQLPAFLQQMQNPDTLSAMSNPRAMQALMQIQQGLQTLATEAPGLIPSFTPGVGVGVLGTAIGPVGPVTPIGPIGPIVPFTPIGPIGPIGPTGPAGPPGSTGSGAPPGPPVSSSAPSETTSPASESGPNQQFIQQMVQALAGANPPQLPNPEVRFQQQLEQLNAMGFLNREANLQALIATGGDINAAIERLLGSQPS, from the coding sequence ATGGCTGAGAACGGCGAGAGCAGCGGCCCCCCGCGCCCCTCCCGCGGCTCTGCTGCGGCCCaaagccctgcctctgccccggCGGAGCCCAAAATTATCAAAGTCACTGTGAAGACCCCCAAAGAGAAAGAGGAGTTCGCAGTGCCCGAGAACAGCTCAGTCCAGCAGTTTAAGGAAGCGATTTCGAAACGCTTCAAATCCCAAACGGATCAGCTAGTGCTGATTTTTGCcggaaaaatcttaaaagatcaAGATACCTTGATTCAGCATGGCATCCATGATGGACTGACTGTTCATCTTGTCATCAAAAGCCAGAACCGACCTCAGGGCCAGTCCACCCAGCCTAGTAATGCCGCGGGAACTAATACTACCACCGCGTCGACTCCCAGGAGTAACTCCACACCTATTTCCACAAATAGCAACCCGTTTGGGTTGGGGAGCCTGGGAGGACTTGCAGGCCTTAGCAGCCTGGGCTTGAGCTCGACCAACTTCTCTGAGCTCCAGAACCAGATGCAGCAGCAGCTCCTGTCCAGCCCTGAGATGATGATCCAAATCATGGAAAATCCCTTTGTTCAGAGCATGCTTTCGAATCCTGATCTGATGAGGCAGCTCATTATGGCCAATCCACAGATGCAACAATTGATTCAGAGAAACCCAGAAATCAGTCACCTGCTCAACAACCCAGATATAATGAGGCAGACCCTCGAAATCGCCAGGAATCCAGCTATGATGCAAGAAATGATGAGAAATCAAGACCTGGCTCTCAGCAATCTTGAAAGCATCCCAGGTGGCTACAATGCTTTACGGCGCATGTACACTGACATTCAAGAACCCATGCTAAATGCCGCACAAGAGCAGTTTGGGGGTAATCCGTTTGCCTCGGTGGGGAGCAGTTCCTCCTCTGGGGAAGGTACGCAGCCTTCCCGCACAGAAAATCGCGATCCACTACCCAATCCGTGGGCGCCACCACCGGCTACCCAGAGTTCTGCGACCACCAGCACAACAACGAGCAGTGGCAGTGGATCTGGCACTAGCTCTAGCAGTGCTACGGGGAACACAGTGGCTGCAGCTAATTATGTTGCCAGCATCTTCAGCACCCCAGGAATGCAGAGCTTGCTGCAACAGATAACTGAAAACCCCCAGCTGATCCAGAATATGCTGTCTGCACCCTATATGAGAAGCATGATGCAGTCGCTGACCCAGAATCCAGATTTGGCTGCACAGATGATGCTGAATAGCCCTGTGTTTACTGCAAATCCTCAGCTGCAGGAGCAGATGCGTCCACAGCTCCCTGCTTTCCTGCAGCAGATGCAGAATCCAGACACACTCTCAGCCATGTCAAACCCAAGAGCAATGCAGGCTTTAATGCAGATCCAGCAGGGGCTACAGACATTAGCCACTGAAGCACCTGGCCTCATTCCAAGCTTCACTccaggtgtgggggtgggggtgctggGAACAGCTATAGGCCCTGTAGGCCCAGTCACACCCATAGGCCCCATTGGCCCCATAGTCCCGTTTACTCCCATAGGCCCCATTGGACCCATAGGACCCACTGGCCCTGCAGGTCCCCCTGGCTCCACTGGCTCAGGCGCCCCCCCTGGGCCCCCTGTATCTAGCTCTGCACCCAGTGAAACTACGAGCCCAGCATCGGAATCTGGACCCAACCAGCAGTTCATTCAGCAAATGGTGCAGGCTCTGGCTGGAGCAAATCCTCCGCAGCTGCCGAATCCAGAAGTCAGATTTCAACAACAACTGGAACAGCTCAACGCAATGGGGTTCTTAAACCGGGAAGCAAACTTGCAGGCTCTAATAGCAACAGGAGGCGACATCAATGCAGCCATTGAGAGGCTGCTGGGTTCCCAGCCATCATAA